A window of the Diospyros lotus cultivar Yz01 unplaced genomic scaffold, ASM1463336v1 superscaf1, whole genome shotgun sequence genome harbors these coding sequences:
- the LOC127792835 gene encoding transcription factor UNE10 isoform X3 has translation MRGLGGILPSAPTKPAWSIAGDTLESIVHQAQGQKQHPIPVPQLHDWNPAHTSSIGQSSTGKRSESPGHVLGPGSTKRMRSECAKCGRSHSGSIREEHADCSGTSTASATFCKEKDTTMKTRASFESTQSLKSATHGGLENQNEERETKGETGRSHWTRRNQAAAVHNQSERRRRDRINQKIKALQRLVPNASKTDKASMLDEVIEYLKQLQAQVQMMRAGNIPQMMLPLAMQQYLQMSPLARMGIGPGLGMGMAVFDTSNMASVVPHSLRLLNPMAAVAATGPSFVPPPFPVPTMIPPGSSQARTASDVAANNPVPFNDPFSAFLAQSMNMELYNKMAALYHQQADPKAQPTSSPLPS, from the exons ATGCGTGGGCTAGGTGGGATCCTTCCCAGTGCACCCACAAAACCAGCATGGAGTATTGCAGGAGATACACTCGAGTCCATAGTACACCAAGCTCAGGGCCAAAAACAACATCCAATTCCAGTGCCTCAACTCCACGACTGGAACCCGGCCCACACGAGCTCCATCGGCCAATCCTCCACCGGGAAACGGTCCGAGAGCCCAGGCCACGTGTTAGGTCCCGGTTCCACGAAAAGGATGCGGTCAGAATGTGCGAAGTGTGGAAGAAGTCACAGTGGCAGCATCCGAGAAGAGCATGCTGACTGCAGTGGCACTAGTACTGCTAGTGCAACATTCTGCAAGGAGAAGGATACAACTATGAAGACACGGGCTTCCTTTGAATCTACTCAGAGCTTGAAGTCAGCCACTCATGGTGGAttg GAAAACCAAAACGAGGAACGGGAAACCAAGGGGGAAACAGGCCGCTCCCACTGGACAAGGAGAAATCAAGCTGCTGCAGTCCATAACCAATCAGAGAGG AGACGCCGAGATCGGATCAATCAGAAAATAAAAGCACTGCAGAGGCTTGTGCCAAATGCAAGTAAG ACTGATAAAGCTTCAATGCTTGATGAGGTGATTGAGTACTTGAAGCAGCTCCAAGCACAAGTCCAGATGATGCGTGCCGGAAATATTCCCCAGATGATGTTGCCTCTAGCAATGCAGCAATATCTGCAGATGTCGCCCTTAGCGCGCATGGGCATAGGCCCTGGCCTTGGGATGGGGATGGCAGTGTTCGACACGAGTAACATGGCAAGTGTGGTGCCTCACTCTCTCCGGCTCCTCAATCCCATGGCTGCTGTTGCTGCCACCGGCCCGTCGTTTGTTCCTCCTCCCTTCCCAGTCCCCACAATGATTCCACCTGGCAGTAGTCAGGCCCGAACAGCTTCAGACGTGGCTGCAAACAATCCGGTTCCTTTCAATGATCCATTTTCTGCATTTCTAGCACAA TCCATGAATATGGAGCTCTACAACAAGATGGCAGCACTCTACCATCAGCAAGCAGATCCGAAAGCACAGCCAACAAGCAGCCCTTTGCCATCATAA
- the LOC127792835 gene encoding transcription factor PIF7 isoform X1 codes for MYNRRKESKGGEREREGIMREFTVPNWDLSHPRQGMATESKSHVVPLSNYEVAELTWEHGQLAMRGLGGILPSAPTKPAWSIAGDTLESIVHQAQGQKQHPIPVPQLHDWNPAHTSSIGQSSTGKRSESPGHVLGPGSTKRMRSECAKCGRSHSGSIREEHADCSGTSTASATFCKEKDTTMKTRASFESTQSLKSATHGGLENQNEERETKGETGRSHWTRRNQAAAVHNQSERRRRDRINQKIKALQRLVPNASKTDKASMLDEVIEYLKQLQAQVQMMRAGNIPQMMLPLAMQQYLQMSPLARMGIGPGLGMGMAVFDTSNMASVVPHSLRLLNPMAAVAATGPSFVPPPFPVPTMIPPGSSQARTASDVAANNPVPFNDPFSAFLAQSMNMELYNKMAALYHQQADPKAQPTSSPLPS; via the exons ATGTATAACAGGAGAAAGGAAAGCaaagggggggagagagagagagaaggcatCATGAGAGAGTTCACAGTTCCAAATTGGGATCTAAGTCACCCAAGACAAGGCATGGCAACAGAAAGCAAGAGCCATGTTGTCCCCTT GTCCAACTATGAAGTTGCAGAATTGACATGGGAACATGGGCAGCTAGCCATGCGTGGGCTAGGTGGGATCCTTCCCAGTGCACCCACAAAACCAGCATGGAGTATTGCAGGAGATACACTCGAGTCCATAGTACACCAAGCTCAGGGCCAAAAACAACATCCAATTCCAGTGCCTCAACTCCACGACTGGAACCCGGCCCACACGAGCTCCATCGGCCAATCCTCCACCGGGAAACGGTCCGAGAGCCCAGGCCACGTGTTAGGTCCCGGTTCCACGAAAAGGATGCGGTCAGAATGTGCGAAGTGTGGAAGAAGTCACAGTGGCAGCATCCGAGAAGAGCATGCTGACTGCAGTGGCACTAGTACTGCTAGTGCAACATTCTGCAAGGAGAAGGATACAACTATGAAGACACGGGCTTCCTTTGAATCTACTCAGAGCTTGAAGTCAGCCACTCATGGTGGAttg GAAAACCAAAACGAGGAACGGGAAACCAAGGGGGAAACAGGCCGCTCCCACTGGACAAGGAGAAATCAAGCTGCTGCAGTCCATAACCAATCAGAGAGG AGACGCCGAGATCGGATCAATCAGAAAATAAAAGCACTGCAGAGGCTTGTGCCAAATGCAAGTAAG ACTGATAAAGCTTCAATGCTTGATGAGGTGATTGAGTACTTGAAGCAGCTCCAAGCACAAGTCCAGATGATGCGTGCCGGAAATATTCCCCAGATGATGTTGCCTCTAGCAATGCAGCAATATCTGCAGATGTCGCCCTTAGCGCGCATGGGCATAGGCCCTGGCCTTGGGATGGGGATGGCAGTGTTCGACACGAGTAACATGGCAAGTGTGGTGCCTCACTCTCTCCGGCTCCTCAATCCCATGGCTGCTGTTGCTGCCACCGGCCCGTCGTTTGTTCCTCCTCCCTTCCCAGTCCCCACAATGATTCCACCTGGCAGTAGTCAGGCCCGAACAGCTTCAGACGTGGCTGCAAACAATCCGGTTCCTTTCAATGATCCATTTTCTGCATTTCTAGCACAA TCCATGAATATGGAGCTCTACAACAAGATGGCAGCACTCTACCATCAGCAAGCAGATCCGAAAGCACAGCCAACAAGCAGCCCTTTGCCATCATAA
- the LOC127792835 gene encoding transcription factor PIF7 isoform X2, with protein MYNRRKESKGGEREREGIMREFTVPNWDLSHPRQGMATESKSHVVPLSNYEVAELTWEHGQLAMRGLGGILPSAPTKPAWSIAGDTLESIVHQAQGQKQHPIPVPQLHDWNPAHTSSIGQSSTGKRSESPGHVLGPGSTKRMRSECAKCGRSHSGSIREEHADCSGTSTASATFCKEKDTTMKTRASFESTQSLKSATHGGLENQNEERETKGETGRSHWTRRNQAAAVHNQSERRRRDRINQKIKALQRLVPNASKTDKASMLDEVIEYLKQLQAQVQMMRAGNIPQMMLPLAMQQYLQMSPLARMGIGPGLGMGMAVFDTSNMASVVPHSLRLLNPMAAVAATGPSFVPPPFPVPTMIPPGSSQARTASDVAANNPSMNMELYNKMAALYHQQADPKAQPTSSPLPS; from the exons ATGTATAACAGGAGAAAGGAAAGCaaagggggggagagagagagagaaggcatCATGAGAGAGTTCACAGTTCCAAATTGGGATCTAAGTCACCCAAGACAAGGCATGGCAACAGAAAGCAAGAGCCATGTTGTCCCCTT GTCCAACTATGAAGTTGCAGAATTGACATGGGAACATGGGCAGCTAGCCATGCGTGGGCTAGGTGGGATCCTTCCCAGTGCACCCACAAAACCAGCATGGAGTATTGCAGGAGATACACTCGAGTCCATAGTACACCAAGCTCAGGGCCAAAAACAACATCCAATTCCAGTGCCTCAACTCCACGACTGGAACCCGGCCCACACGAGCTCCATCGGCCAATCCTCCACCGGGAAACGGTCCGAGAGCCCAGGCCACGTGTTAGGTCCCGGTTCCACGAAAAGGATGCGGTCAGAATGTGCGAAGTGTGGAAGAAGTCACAGTGGCAGCATCCGAGAAGAGCATGCTGACTGCAGTGGCACTAGTACTGCTAGTGCAACATTCTGCAAGGAGAAGGATACAACTATGAAGACACGGGCTTCCTTTGAATCTACTCAGAGCTTGAAGTCAGCCACTCATGGTGGAttg GAAAACCAAAACGAGGAACGGGAAACCAAGGGGGAAACAGGCCGCTCCCACTGGACAAGGAGAAATCAAGCTGCTGCAGTCCATAACCAATCAGAGAGG AGACGCCGAGATCGGATCAATCAGAAAATAAAAGCACTGCAGAGGCTTGTGCCAAATGCAAGTAAG ACTGATAAAGCTTCAATGCTTGATGAGGTGATTGAGTACTTGAAGCAGCTCCAAGCACAAGTCCAGATGATGCGTGCCGGAAATATTCCCCAGATGATGTTGCCTCTAGCAATGCAGCAATATCTGCAGATGTCGCCCTTAGCGCGCATGGGCATAGGCCCTGGCCTTGGGATGGGGATGGCAGTGTTCGACACGAGTAACATGGCAAGTGTGGTGCCTCACTCTCTCCGGCTCCTCAATCCCATGGCTGCTGTTGCTGCCACCGGCCCGTCGTTTGTTCCTCCTCCCTTCCCAGTCCCCACAATGATTCCACCTGGCAGTAGTCAGGCCCGAACAGCTTCAGACGTGGCTGCAAACAATCCG TCCATGAATATGGAGCTCTACAACAAGATGGCAGCACTCTACCATCAGCAAGCAGATCCGAAAGCACAGCCAACAAGCAGCCCTTTGCCATCATAA